From a single Alkalihalophilus pseudofirmus genomic region:
- a CDS encoding SDR family oxidoreductase, which yields MTKSILITGAGTGLGKGTAIGLAKAGHQVMAGVEIDAQVTSLREAAKAEGVELDVFKMDITCPEERAKMASRDFDIFVANAAINQGGPLGEVPMSIFREMFEVNVFSTLETAQIAAKKFVKKGKGKIIFMSSMAGSMAGPYAGLYASTKHALEAVAKSLQKEMDYFGVQVATINPGPFATGFNDRAVEAKWDWLREGIHYSPFDEMKEKDKGVEDQFDPEEMIAKMVEIIPKDSHKFRTVYPAETEKQMREEEAENWTKEI from the coding sequence ATGACAAAATCAATTCTTATTACAGGAGCTGGCACAGGACTTGGCAAAGGAACCGCTATCGGCCTTGCGAAAGCTGGGCATCAAGTTATGGCAGGAGTAGAGATCGATGCCCAGGTCACTTCCCTTAGAGAGGCTGCTAAAGCTGAAGGGGTTGAGCTTGATGTGTTCAAAATGGACATTACTTGCCCAGAAGAAAGAGCGAAGATGGCTAGCCGAGACTTCGATATCTTTGTTGCCAATGCAGCAATTAATCAAGGGGGACCTCTAGGCGAAGTACCAATGTCTATTTTTCGTGAAATGTTTGAGGTAAATGTATTTAGTACGCTTGAAACTGCGCAAATTGCGGCGAAAAAGTTTGTAAAGAAAGGAAAAGGAAAGATCATCTTTATGTCATCCATGGCCGGATCGATGGCGGGTCCTTATGCAGGGCTTTATGCATCAACCAAGCATGCACTTGAAGCTGTGGCTAAATCATTACAAAAGGAAATGGACTATTTTGGTGTTCAAGTAGCTACCATTAATCCAGGACCGTTTGCGACAGGATTTAATGATCGTGCGGTTGAAGCGAAATGGGACTGGCTGCGTGAAGGCATCCATTACTCGCCGTTTGATGAGATGAAAGAAAAGGATAAAGGTGTAGAAGATCAATTTGACCCTGAAGAAATGATTGCGAAAATGGTCGAGATCATACCAAAAGATTCTCATAAATTTAGAACGGTTTATCCAGCAGAAACTGAAAAGCAAATGCGTGAAGAGGAAGCAGAAAATTGGACGAAAGAAATATAA
- a CDS encoding GNAT family N-acetyltransferase, whose amino-acid sequence MLRSKRIHLRKVTEGDVELYHSWRNDVEVMKTTSPYIDSYTLEETRNFVQHILIGSVDSKSYMIVDISSGETLGIISLVQLDMKNRNAECIIDIGNKEYWGKGYAKEALTVLLDYAFYEVNLHRISLKVYSMNEKAIHLYKKLGFKEEGVSREVLFREGKWHDLIHMGVLSGEYSNNK is encoded by the coding sequence ATGTTGCGTTCAAAACGAATTCACCTCAGAAAAGTAACAGAAGGTGATGTTGAGTTATATCACAGCTGGCGGAATGACGTGGAGGTAATGAAAACAACGAGCCCTTATATAGATAGCTATACACTCGAAGAAACTAGGAACTTTGTTCAACATATTCTTATCGGTTCTGTTGATTCTAAAAGCTATATGATTGTTGACATTTCCAGCGGAGAAACTCTAGGTATCATTTCTTTAGTTCAACTTGATATGAAAAATAGAAATGCTGAATGTATTATTGACATTGGCAATAAAGAGTATTGGGGAAAGGGTTACGCTAAAGAAGCTCTCACTGTATTGCTTGACTATGCCTTTTATGAGGTGAATCTACATCGTATTTCTCTTAAGGTTTATTCAATGAATGAAAAGGCTATTCATTTATATAAAAAGCTCGGTTTCAAAGAAGAAGGTGTGAGCCGAGAAGTTCTATTCCGGGAAGGCAAATGGCATGACCTTATACATATGGGAGTGCTGTCTGGGGAATATAGTAACAACAAATGA